CTGGGACCGGATCGCGCTCACCGTGCCCCGCGAGGCGGCACCGTGGGCGGGCGCCCCCGAGGACCGCACCGCCGGCATCAGCGCCTTCGGTCTCTCCGGGACCAACGCGCACGCCGTGCTCTCCTCGTACCACCCGGCGCCCGCCGCCCCCGCCGACGTACCGGCACACCACCCGGAGCTGCTCACCCTGTCCGCCAAGGACCCCCGGGCGCTCGCCGAACTGTCCGAGCGGGTAGGGGAGGCCCTGACGGGACTCGACGCCGCGGGCACCGCCTCCCTCTGCCACACCCTGCGCGCCGGCCGCGTCCACTTCGGCCACCGGCTCGCCGTCGTCGGCACCGACGCGGCCGCCCTCGCCGACGCCCTCGCCGCCGGGCAGCCCGCCGACGGCGTACGCACCGCCGACCGGGTCGTCCTGGAGACCGGCACCGACACCGGCCTCCTGGACCGCACACTGGCCGAACTGGCCCGCCACTTCCCCGGGCTGGGCGAGGCGATCGGCACGGACGGCACGCCCGCCGCCCGACTGAAGGCCGTCCTGACGCTGCTCGGCGTCAAGACGACCCTCGCGACCGGAAACGACACGGCCGCCCCGGGCACCGCCCGGATCACGGCCGGCGGGCACAGCCTGCCGCTCACGGGCGACACCCCTGAGGACGCGCCACGCCTCCTCACCGAGGCGCTGGCCGCGCTCTACCGGGGCGGCGCGCCCCTGCGGCTCGACCGGCTCGGCGCGCCCGGCGCGGTGTTCGTCGACGCGCCGACCTACCCGTTCCAGCGCAAGCGGTTCTGGATCGAGGAGACGGCCCCCGAGCCGGCGCACCCCGTGCCGGTCGTGGTCACCCCCACCCGTACCGCACCGCTCGACCGGGCCGAGATCGGCGCCTATCTGACCACCGAGCTCGCCGCCGTGCTCAAGGCGGACTGCGCGCTCGACCCCGAGGTGCCGTTCTGCGACGTCGGCGGCGACTCCTTCACCGCGATGCTCCTCACCAAGAGCGTCGAGCAGCAGTACGGGGTGGACCTGCCCACCCTCGACTGCCCGGTGGAGATGCCGGTCGCCGATCTCCTCGCCCACCTCAGCGACCAGGTCTGCGTCGCCATGGGGGTGGACACGTGACCGTCGGCAGAAGCCCGTTCCTCCGGCCGCACCCGGTCGACGGACCGGCTGTCCGGCTGATCGGCTTCCACCACGCGGGCGGTTCGGCCGCCGTCTACTACCCCTTCGTCCGGCATCTTCCCGCCGACTGGGACCTGCTCCTGCTGGATCTGCCGGGGCGGGGCCGACGGGCCGCGCAGCCCCAACTGGACGACATGGCCGAGGTGGTGGAGACCGTCGTCGCCGACGTCCTGCCGTGGGTGGACGACGACGCGCCCTTCGCCCTGTTCGGCCACAGCATGGGCGCGGTCGTCGCCCTGGAGACCGCCCGGGCCCTGGAGGCCCTCGGCCGGTACCCGGCGTGGACCGGGGTGTCGGGGCGCGTCGCGCCCCTGCACCCCGGTGTCGGAGCCGTACCCCTGCACACCCTCGACGACGCCGCGCTCCTCGACGTGATGCTGGACCTCGGCGGCATGCCCGAAGGGGTCACCGAGGCCGCCGACTTCCTCGACCGGTTCCTGCGGACCGTCCGCGCCGACCTGAAGGCCGTGGACAACTACCGCCCGGCACCCGGCCGTTCACCGCTCGGCTCGCCGCTGACGGTGTTCGGCGGCACCCAGGACGCCTGGGCCCCGGCCTCCGCCATGCACATGTGGCGGCGCGAGACCGGGGCGCGGTTCGCCCAGAAGTTCTTCCCCGGCGGCCACTTCTACTTCCTGGACTCCGGCTTCCCGGCGCTGACGGACCAGGTCGTCGGCCAGATCGAGGCCTGCCTCACGGACGACGTGGACGACGGCGCCGACGTACAGGTCGCGTAGCGCGCACAGCTCGGCGACACCACACGCACACACCGAACGAGAACAGAGGGAGAACGCGCATGCGCTGGGAAAACCTGTACGTCGCCGGACTCGGGGCCTACCTTCCCGAGGAGGTGGAGACCGCCGCCGAGGCCGTCGCCGCCGGCCGCTACGACGCCCAGGAGGCCGAGTCCAACGGCTTCCGCGCGGTCCGCGTGGCCCGCGCCGACGAGCCCGGCCCGGTTCAGGCCGTCCACGCCGCACGCCAGGCGGTGGAGCGGGCCGGCCGCCCCCACGAGGAGTACGACATCGTCCTCCACGGCTGCATGGGCCACCAGGGCCAGGACTTCTGGACCCCCGTCAACTACGTCCAGCACGAGACGGTCGGCGGCTCCGGCCTCGCCGTCGAGATCCGGCAGGGCTCCAACGGCGGCCTCGCGGGCCTGGAGCTCGCCGCCTCGCACCTCGCGAGCCGCCGCGCGCCCGCCGCCGCGCTCGTCACCACCGGCGACGCCTTCCGGCTGCCGTACTTCGACCGCTGGGGCTCCGACAGCCAGCAGGCGTACGGCGACGGCGCCGGCGCCCTCGTCCTCTCCAACCAGGGCGGCTTCGCCCGCCTGCGGTCCACCGCGACCTACACGGACTCCTCCCTGGAGCCCGTCTACCGCGGCACGCAGGGCTGGACGGACGGCCCGTTCCTCGACGGCAAGCCCGTCGACCTGCACACCCGCAAGGCCGACTACCTCCTCAAGGAGGAGGGCGCCTACGACCGTGCCATCCAGCTCATGACGAAGAACGCCTCCCAGGTGCTCCAGGAGGCGCTCGACGACGCGGACGCCAAGATGTCCGACGCCCGCTTCTTCGTCCACGCGAACATCGCGGAGACGATCGTGCAGTACTCGTTCCACTCGCTGCTCGGCGTGGACCGGGCCACCACCACGTACGACTGGGGCCTGGACTACGGCCACATGGGCGCCGGCGACCAGATCATCGGCATGAACCACGTGGCGGAGGCCAGGAACCCGCATCCGGGCGACCTGCTGATCACCATGGGCGTCGGCGTCGGCTTCATGTGGACCGTCGCGGTCCTGGAGTTCCTCGAGTCGCCCGCCTGGTGACACCGCACCACCGTCACCGGGGCCGGATCACTGCTTCCACAGGAACCGCAGCCCCGCGTTGACCAGGAAGATCCCCGCGAACGCCGCCGCCCAGCCCTGCCTCCCCGAGGCGGCCAGGGCGGCGGCGCCGCTTCCGAACCACAACACCTCGAGCAGCACCCGGCCGCCGCCGTGCACCGGGTACGTCGCCTTCGGCGACCCGAACAGCGCCCACACCGCGATCAGCGTGGCCGGCGCGGCGATACCGAGGAGCACCTTCAGCGGCCACTTGTCGGTCGTGCTGACCGCCCACAGGATGGACGCCGCGTACACCGAGAGCTCCAGCAGGAACATCACCAGCATGTTGAAGGCTTTGAGGGACGAGAGCATGAGGGACTCCTAGGACGTGCGGGGGTTCCGCGCGGGTGGGCAGATCAAACCGTCAGATCGATACGGGACGTGAGGCGGGTCAGCCGCGGGTCGGAGCTGAGGATCGCGCGCTGGAGCTCCTGGAGCCGGGGCGAGGGGTCCACGCCCAACTCCTCCACGAGGCAGCCGCGGAGCGCCGTGAACGCCTCCAGGGCGCGCCACTGCTGACCGGACCGGTAGAGCGCCGTCATGTACAGGGCGCACAGGTTCTCGTGCATCGGATGGCGCGCGGTCAGCACCGCCAGCTCGCTCAGCAGCGCGTGGTGCCTGCCGAGCGCCAGATCGGCCTCGACGCGGGATTCCACGACGCACAGGTGGCTCTCCTCGAGGCGGGTCACCTCCACACCGAGCCGCAGCCCGTGGCACACGTCGACCAACGCCCGGCCGCGCCACACCGCGAGCGACTGCCGCAGCAACCGCGAACCCGTCTCCCGGTCGCCGAGATCGAGCGCCCGCCGCCCGGCGGCCGCGAGCCGCTCGAAGGCGTGCACGTCGACCTCCTCGGGCGTGATGTTCAGGAGGTAGCCGCCGTACCGGGTGGCGAGGACGTCCTTGGCGCGGCGCGGACCGTCCGGCGGCAGCGCCGCCTCGATCCGCTTGCGCAGCTGGAGGATGTACGTCTGCAGCGTGGTCTGCGCGCTCCGCGGCGGCTCCAGATCCCACAGCTCCTCCATGAGCGTGGGCACCGGGACTATCTGGCCGGCCTGCAGGGCAAGCAGCGCGAGGATCTGGCGGGGCTTCCCCGCGGTCGGCAGGAGCGCGACCCCGTTCTCCGATGCCTCGAAGGACCCCAGGACCTTGATGTCCATGCAGCTTCACCCCTCCACTCGCCAGCTCTCATGGTGGTACCGAGTCTGGCCCGCCCGCCTGCCGGGGCGACAGTGCCCAGGTCACCGGCCTCCCATGAACTCCGAACAGGCCGATCCATGAGAAATGCACGGGCCCGAACGGGGACGCGGGCACGAAACCCGGGCCGGCCGCCGGAGCGCTGGAGGTCAGTGCGAGTCCGGCTCAAGCGCCGCCACCGACGATCAGTCCGTACCAAGGGGGGTCCGGTAACGGAGGCAGGCGTGAGGAGAGATCAGTGACCACGGTATCCAGTCCGGCGGATCGCGAAACCCGGAAGTCTCCACCATCTCCACTGGAATCACTGCGAGCGCTGCGCGCCGCCGGCACCCTCGCCGAGAACTACCCGTCCGTCGCCCCCCTCCTCGCCGCCATGGTGTCCGGCGGCGCGGACACCGACTTCCGGCGGGCCGGCCATCTCCTCCTCCAGCTCGACCGGCAGGCCGTCCTCGCGGCCCGCCCGGAGACCGAGACCGCGGTCGTCGCCCTCACCGGACACTCCACGATCGGGGGCGTACGCGCCCCGCTGACCGCCGAGTTCGCCCGCCACGGAGTCCTCGTCGAGGACCGCCTCGGCGACTTCGACGCCTACCTGCGCGACCTGCGCGACCCGGCGAGCGCCCTGCACGCCGCCGACGTCGACCTGGCCCTGTGGATCCTCGACCCACAGACCCTCCTCGACGAGATGGGCACACCTTGGCAGGCCGACGACCTCGTACGGGCCGCCGAGCGCAAACTCGCCCAGATCGAGAGCCTCGCCACCGCCTTCACCGGGAACGCCACAGCCGTCCTGGTCCTCAACACCGTGCCGCTGCCCCGCAGCGTCACCCACCAGCTCATCGACCACGAGTCCCGCGCCCGCGCCGGCATCACCTGGCGCGACTTCAACAGCGGACTCCTGCGCCTCGCCCTCGGCAACCCGCGGATCCACGTCGTCGACCTCGACCCGGTCGTCGCCTCCGGCGTCCCGCTCGACGAGCCCCGCATGGCCGCCTACGCCAAGGCCAACCTCGGCGACGACCTGCTGGCCCGCTACGCCCGGGAGGTCGCCCACTTCTCCCGCACGCTCCGCGGCCGCACCAAGAAGGTCCTCGTCGTCGACGCCGACAACACCCTCTGGGACGGGATCCTCGGCGACGACGGCCCGGACGGCATCGCCGCCGCCACCACCTTCCGCGGCGAGGCCTTCGGCACCTTCCAGCGGGTCGTCCAGCAGATCGGCTCCCAGGGCATCCTGCTCGCGATCAGCAGCAAGAACGACCACGAGCCGCTCGTCCAGGTACTCAGGGACCACCCCGACATGGTGCTGCGCGAGTGCGACTTCGCCCGCGTCAACGCCAACTGGCAGGCCAAGGACGCCAATCTGCGGGACATCGCCGAGAAGCTCAACCTCGGCGCCGACAGCTTCGTCTTCGTCGACGACTCGCCCTTCGAGTGCGGCCAGGTCGCCGAAGGCCTCCCGCAGGTCGCCGTCGTCCAGCTCGACGAAGAGCCCGCCCTGCACATCGAGAAGCTGCTCGCGGACGGCTGGTTCGACACGGCCCGCCTCACCGAAGAGGACCGGGCCCGGGCCGCCCGGTACCGCACCGAGTCCGAGCGCGCCGAACTCCAGGAGAGCACCGGCTCCCTGGAGGAGTACCTCCACGGTCTCGGCGTCCGCGTCCGGCTCGCCGAGGCCGCCGCCGGTGACATCGACCGGGTCGCACAACTCTCGCTGCGCGCCAACCAGTTCAACCTGACCACGGTCCGCCTCGGGGCCGAGGACGTGACGGCCCGGACCGGCGACCCGCACCACCTCGTCGTCACGATCCGCTCGGGCGACCGCTTCGGCGACAACGGAGTCGTCGGAGCCGTCTTCGCCCGCCGCTCGGCCGAAGGCCGTGACCTGCACGTCGACAACATGCTGCTCTCCTGCCGGGTCTTCGCCCGCGGCATCGAGCAGACCGCCGTCGCGGCCCTCCTGGCCCACGCCAGGGCCACCGGCGTCCGCGCGGTGCACGCGAGCTACCGGCCGACCGCCAAGAACAAGAACGTACGGGAGTTCTGGCCCTCCATGGGCTTCACCCCCACCTCGACAGCGGACGACGAACTCCGCTTCCGCCACGACCTGGAGAAGCTCCCGGTCGTCCCCGCCCACATCCTGCTCGATTCCCCCCTGGAAGGAGCCACGTCATGACCAAAGAGGACTTCATCCACCTGGTGCGCGACGAGCTCGACCTGCCCCTGAGCGTCGACGACCTCTCATCGGACTTCGACCACGTCGTGAGCTGGGACTCGATGCACATGCTGCGCCTCGTCGCCGCAGTCGAGCGCGAGACCGGCTCCCGCGTCCCCGTCGGCAGGCTGCTCGCCGACCGCAGCCTCGCCGCCATCTACGAGCGCGTCAGCGCCGCGTAACCGATCAAGAAACAGGAGAGAACATGAGTATCGACGCCCGGGAAACCGCTCGGGACACCCGGCTCGCGTCGCCCGAGGCGCCGGCCCGACCGTCCCCCGCCGCACCGAAGGCCCCCACCACCCCGGAGGCCCCGGCCGCCGGCAAGCGCGGACTGATCCTCGCCGTGGTCGCCGTCGCCCAGCTCGTCTGTGTGCTCGACTCGACCATCGCCAACGTGATGCTGCCCCAGCTCCGCGCCGACCTCGGTCTCAGCACCTCGGGTCTGCAGTGGGTGATGAACATCTACATCCTGCTCTTCGGCGGCCTGATGCTCCTCGGCGGCCGTCTCACCGACGTCTTCCCCCGCCGCACCATGCTCGTGACCGGCATCGGCCTGTTCACCCTCGGCTCCCTCGCCGCGGCCACCGCCGACAGCGGCGGCATGCTGCTGGCCGGCCGCGGCATCCAGGGCGTCGGCGCCGCCGTGCTCTCCCCGGCCGCCCTCTCCATCCTCGTCACGACCTACCCGGAGCCCGGCGAGCGGGCCAAGGCCCTCGGCATCTGGGGCACCGTCATGGGCGTCGGCGCCAGCCTCGGCACCCTGCTCGGTGGCGCGATCACCGACATCAACTGGCGCTGGGCCTTCCTCATCAACCTCCCCATCGGCCTGCTCCTGATCGCCGCCGCGTACCTCTACGTCCCGAAGATCACCCGCACCGGCGGCCGCCCGCCCGCCGACGTCCTCGGCGGCCTCACCGGCACCCTCGGCCTGCTCGCGCTGGTCTTCGGCATCGTCACCGCCGGCGAGGACGGCTGGACCGACCCGATCGCCGCCGCCGCCATGGCCGCCGCCGCGGTCCTGCTCACCGTCTTCGTACGGGTGGAGAGCAAGGCGAAGGCCCCGCTGCTGCCCCTCGGCCTGCTGCGCCGCCGCTCCGTCGCCACCGGCACCATCGCCCAGCTGATCACCGCCGGCCTGATGCTGCCCTCCTTCTTCATGCTCCCGCAGTACATGCAGCTCGGCCTCGGCTACAGCCCGATGGAGGTCGGCCTCGCGTACATCCCGACCTGCCTCGCCATGCTCGTCGTCTCCGGCGCCGTCCCGGTCCTCATCGCCAAGTTCGGTCCCCGCGTCCCGTACGTCATCGGTACCGTCCTGCTCGCCGTCATGCTGGTCCTGATGCTCGGCGCCGAGACCACCAGCGGCTACTGGTCGCTCCTGCTCCCCGTCACCGCCCTGCTCGGCGTCGGCCTGGTGCTGTGCGTGATGACCGCCCCGGTCGTCGGCACCGCGGACGCCTCGGACGCCGACGCCGGCACCACCTCGGCCGTCCTCAACGCCTCCTCCGAGATCGGCGGCGCCCTCGCCCTCGCGATCACCGCCACCGTCGTCGGCTCCCGCCTCACCGAGCTCACCGCCCAGGGCGTCGGCACCGCCCAGGCCTTCACCGAGGCCCTCCAGCGCGGCTTCCTGGTCATGTTCCTCTGGGTCGCCGCCAACGTGGTCATCGGCCTCTTCGGGTTCGCCGGCCGCCCGGCGACCACCGACGCGCCGAAGTCCTGACCAGCGCCGCCGGGCGGCCCCCCACCCGCCCGGCGGCCCCGCCCTCCTCCGTACCCGCACCGGGTCGAGGAGATCCCCAGCCCGCTCTCTCCGCGCAGAGAGGCAGACAGATGCTCCAGCAACGCCACCGCCCCGCCGCCCGGCCCGCCACCCCGGCCACCACCGCCCCGGGTACCACGGCACCGGCCACCACGGCCCCCGTCACCGCCCCAGCCGGACCCGTCGCCCTCCTCCTCGGAGCGGCGGCACCCCACCGGCACCCGGGCGAGGACGCCGCCAACTCCACCCTCCTGGAGACCTGGTCGAGCGGGGTACGCACCTGGGTCCTCGACCGCGCGGAGCTGCTCGCGGCCCGCGGCCCCGAGGCCCGGATCCTCTCCGACGAGGCGACCGGACTCGACAGCGTCCACACCGACGCCTGTGTGGCCTGGGCCCGCGACCGGCAGGCCGCCGGGCACCGCTTCGACCTCGTCCTCGGACTGCGCGAGGACGTCCAGCTCGCCGCCGCCGACCTCGCGGCCGCCCTGCAGCTGCCCGGCAACCACCCGGACGCGGTCCGCCGCGTCCAGGACACCGGCACCCGGCTCGCGGCCCTCGCCGCCGGCGGATTCCTCGTCGACGAGGACCCCGACCGGGCCCCCGAGGGCACCGCGCTCACCGCCGTCGGCGCCTTCGTCTCGGGCCGGCCCCACGTCTTCCTCCTCGCCGTGCCCACCGAGGACGGCTGGGCCCCCGCCACCGGACTGCCCCACACCCCGCAGGCCCTCGCCGCCGAGGCCGCCGCCGCCGTCCTCCACCTCGGACTCTGCTTCGGCGTCTTCCGGGTGGACCTGCACGCCACCGACCGGGGCATCGCCGTCTCGGACGTCCGCCTCACCCTCGAAGCCCCCGGCCTCCAGGCCCACCTGGCCCGGACGCTGCCCTGCGTCGAGCTCTTCAACCTCGTGTACGACGACGCCCTGGGCCGTACGGCGGCCCTTCCCGCGCCGCCCCTCGCCCCCGCCGCCCAGCCGCCCGCCCCCTCGACGGTGCCCCCGTTCGTCCTCCTCGCGGGCGAGCCCGAGGGAGCGGCGGCAGAGCCCCACATATGCCGCGGCACCGACTGAGGCCGACCGGCAAATGGGGGGCGGCGTCGCGGGGCTGGGCACGCACATCTGCGGCGTTGTCGTCAATCACCATGGCTCCGCCATGCCTCAATCCTCCGCCTTGCAGCTGCACGTACCCAGCCCCGCTCCTTCTTCCACCCCCCATTTGCCGGTCAGTCTGAACCGAACGAGAGCCGGAGACCCCGAATGACCACCGAGCTCGTCCAGCTGCTCACTCCCGAGGGCCGTCGGGTCCACCACCCCGAGTACGCCGCCGACCCGAGCGCGCAGGAACTGCGCGGCCTCCACCGCGACATGGTGCTGGCCCGGCGCCTCGACGCCGAGGCCGTCACCCTGCAACGCCAGGGCGAGCTGGCCCTGTGGCCCTCGCTGCTCGGCCAGGAGGCCGCCCAGATCGGCTCCGCCCGCGCCCTGCGGCCCCGGGACCACGCCTTCCCCAGCTACCGCGAGCACGGCGTGGCCCTGGTGAGGAACCTCGACCCGGCCCACCTCCTGTCGCTCTTCCGCGGCGCCGGCAATGGCAGTTGGGACCCGGCGGAGAACAACTTCCATCTCTACACCCTCGTCATCGGCTCGCAGACCCTGCACGCCACCGGTTATGCGATGGGCGTGGCCAAGGACGGCGCCGACACCGCCGTCATCGCCTACTTCGGCGACGGCGCCTCCAGCCAGGGCGACGTCGCGGAGGCCTTCACCTTCGGCGCGGTCTACGACGCCCCGATCGTCTTCTTCTGCCAGAACAACCAGTGGGCGATCTCCGAGCCCACCGAGCGCCAGATGCGGGTCCCGCTCTACCGGCGCGCTCCGGGCTTCGGCTTCCCCGGCGTCCGCGTCGACGGCAACGACGTCCTCGCGTGCCTGGCCGTCACCCGCGCCGCCCTCGACCACGTACGGACCGGCTCCGGACCGATGCTCGTCGAGGCGTACACGTACCGCATGGGCGCCCACACCACCTCCGACGACCCGACGAAGTACCGCGACGAGGCGGAGGTCGAGGAGTGGCGGGCCAAGGACCCGATCCTGCGGCTCCGCCGGCTCCTGGAGCGCGAGGGCCACGCCGACGAGGCGTGGTTCGCCGCCCTGGACGAGGAGGCGGAGGCGCTCGCACGGCGCGTCCGCGAGATCGTCAGGACGATGCCCGACCCCGACCCGACGCTGATGTTCGAGAACGTGTACGCGGACGGGCACGCGCTCGTCGACGAGGAACGTGCCCGGTTCGCCGCCTACCAGGCGTCCTTCGCGGACGCCGGACGGAGCAACTAGTCATGGTCACGAAGAGTCTTCCTGTGGCGAAGGCGCTCAACGAGGCCCTGCGCGCGGCGCTGGAGGCCGACCCCAAGGTCCTGCTCATGGGCGAGGACATCGGAAAGCTCGGCGGTGTCTTCCGGGTCACCGACGGTCTGCAGAAGGACTTCGGCGAGAGCCGCGTCATGGACTCGCCGCTCGCCGAGTCGGGCATCGTCGGCACGGCGATCGGTCTGGCCCTGCGCGGCTACCGGCCGGTCGTGGAGATCCAGTTCGACGGTTTCGTCTTCCCGGCGTACGACCAGATCGTGACGCAGCTCGCGAAGATGCCCGCCCGCTCACAGGGCAAGGTGCGCCTGCCGGTCGTCATCCGGATCCCGTACGGCGGCGGCATCGGTGCGGTCGAGCACCACTCGGAGTCCCCGGAGGCGCTGTTCGCGCACGTCGCGGGCCTGAAGATCGTCTCGCCCTCGACCTCGTCCGACGCGTACTGGATGCTGCGGCAGGCCGTCGAGTGCGACGACCCGGTCATCTTCTTCGAGCCGAAGCGCCGCTACTGGGACAAGGGCGAGGTGACTGTGCCCGACAGCGGCTCCGCCGCGGGCGACGCCATCCCCGGCGAGCTCCACAAGGCGCGGGTCGCCCGCGCCGGCACCGACCTCACCCTCGCCGCCTACGGCCCGATGGTGAAGGTCTGCCTCCAGGCGGCCGCCGCCGCCGAGGAGGAGGGCCGGTCGATCGAGGTCCTCGACCTCCGCTCGGTGTCCCCGATCGACTTCGACACCGTCCAGACCTCGGCCGAGAAGACCGGCCGCCTGGTCGTCGTCCACGAGGCCCCGGTCTTCTTCGGTGCCGGCGCGGAGATCGCCGCCCGGATCACGGAGCGCAGCTTCCACCACCTGGAGGCCCCCGTCCTGCGGGTCGGCGGCTACCACGCGCCGTATCCGCCGGCGCGCCTGGAGGAGGAGTACCTGCCGGGCCTCGACAGGGTGCTCGACGCCGTCGACCGCTCGCTGGCGTACTAGGCGTACCCGGCGCAACAGGGAAAGAGATCATGGCGATTCGCGAATTCAGGATGCCCGACGTGGGGGAGGGGCTGACCGAGGCCGACATCCTCACCTGGTACGTCAAGCCCGGCGACCCCGTCGTGGACGGGCAGGTCGTGTGCGAGATCGAGACGGCCAAGGCGGCGGTGGAACTCCCCGTCCCCTACGACGGTGTCGTACGGGAGATCGGCTTCCCCGAGGGCGCGACGGTGGACGTCGGCGCCGTGATCATCTCGGTCGACACGGCGGCGGGCGCGGAGGAACGGGTCGTAGCGGAGGCCCCCGCGGCCCCCGCGGCCCCCGCGGCCCCCGCGGTCTCCGTGACCTCCGCGGCCCCCGATGCCTGCGCGGCTTCCGAGGCGCGGCCGGAACGCCGACCGGTCCTCGTCGGCTACGGCGTCGTGGAGTCCTCCGCGAAGCGCCGCCCCCGCAAGCCGGCCAACGGCACGTCCCCCGGCGGCCGCGGCCCCGCCGCCGGCCCGCGCCCGCTGGCCAAGCCCCCCGTGCGCAAGCTCGCCAAGGACCTCGGGGTCGACCTGACGGTCGTCCGCCCCTCCGGCGGGGGAGGCACGATCACGCGCGCCGACGTGCACGCCGCCGCCGTGGTCGACATCGGCACCCGGGAGGTCGTGGCACAGCCGGCCGCACCCCCCGTCGCACCGCCGGACGCCCGGGAGACCCGTATCCCCGTCAAGGGGGTGCGGAAGGCGACGGCGGCCGCGATGGTCGGCTCGGCGTTCACGGCGCCGCACGTCACGGAGTTCGTGACGTTCGACATCACGCGGACGATGAAGCTGGTCGAGGAGCTGAAGTCCGACAAGGACATGGCGGGCCTGCGGGTCAGTCCACTGCTCCTGGTCGCGAAGGCGGTACTTGTCGCGGTCAAGCGGAACCCGGACATCAACGCGGCCTGGGACGAGGCGGCGCAGGAGATCGTGCTCAAGCGGTACGTGAACCTGGGCATCGCCGCGGCCACCCCGCGCGGTCTGATCGTGCCGAACATCAAGGACGCGCACGCCCAGACCCTGCCCGAGCTGTCGAAGTCCCTGAGCGAGCTGGTCTCCACCGCTCGCGAGGGCAAGACGACCCCGGCGGCCATGCAGGGCGGCACCTTCACCATCACCAACGTCGGCGTCTTCGGCGTCGACACCGGTACGCCGATCCTGAACCCGGGCGAGGCCGCGATCCTCGCGGTCGGTGCGATCAAGCTCCAGCCGTGGGTCCACAAGGGCAAGGTGAAAGCACGTCAGGTCACTACCCTGGCGCTCTCCTTCGACCACCGCCTCGTCGACGGCGAGCTCGGCTCGAAGTTCCTCGCGGACATCGCCGCGATCCTGGAGCAACCGAAGCGGCTCATCACCTGGGCCTGAACGGCACGTCCATCAGTCGAACCGAGCACAGGGGAGGCGCACCACATGGCGCGCGAGTCGGAGTCGGGGCTGCCGATCGAGCCGGTCTACGGGCCGGGGGCTCTGGAGGGGTGGGATCCGGCGGGGAAGCTGGGCGAGCCGGGTTCGTATCCGTTCACGCGTGGCGTGTACCCCTCGATGTACACGGGTCGGCCGTGGACGATGCGGCAGTACGCGGGTTTCGGTACGGCGACGGAGTCGAACGCCCGGTACA
The sequence above is a segment of the Streptomyces sp. NBC_01255 genome. Coding sequences within it:
- the pdhA gene encoding pyruvate dehydrogenase (acetyl-transferring) E1 component subunit alpha, translated to MLRLAAARTQPRSFFHPPFAGQSEPNESRRPRMTTELVQLLTPEGRRVHHPEYAADPSAQELRGLHRDMVLARRLDAEAVTLQRQGELALWPSLLGQEAAQIGSARALRPRDHAFPSYREHGVALVRNLDPAHLLSLFRGAGNGSWDPAENNFHLYTLVIGSQTLHATGYAMGVAKDGADTAVIAYFGDGASSQGDVAEAFTFGAVYDAPIVFFCQNNQWAISEPTERQMRVPLYRRAPGFGFPGVRVDGNDVLACLAVTRAALDHVRTGSGPMLVEAYTYRMGAHTTSDDPTKYRDEAEVEEWRAKDPILRLRRLLEREGHADEAWFAALDEEAEALARRVREIVRTMPDPDPTLMFENVYADGHALVDEERARFAAYQASFADAGRSN
- a CDS encoding alpha-ketoacid dehydrogenase subunit beta, whose translation is MVTKSLPVAKALNEALRAALEADPKVLLMGEDIGKLGGVFRVTDGLQKDFGESRVMDSPLAESGIVGTAIGLALRGYRPVVEIQFDGFVFPAYDQIVTQLAKMPARSQGKVRLPVVIRIPYGGGIGAVEHHSESPEALFAHVAGLKIVSPSTSSDAYWMLRQAVECDDPVIFFEPKRRYWDKGEVTVPDSGSAAGDAIPGELHKARVARAGTDLTLAAYGPMVKVCLQAAAAAEEEGRSIEVLDLRSVSPIDFDTVQTSAEKTGRLVVVHEAPVFFGAGAEIAARITERSFHHLEAPVLRVGGYHAPYPPARLEEEYLPGLDRVLDAVDRSLAY
- a CDS encoding dihydrolipoamide acetyltransferase family protein, with translation MAIREFRMPDVGEGLTEADILTWYVKPGDPVVDGQVVCEIETAKAAVELPVPYDGVVREIGFPEGATVDVGAVIISVDTAAGAEERVVAEAPAAPAAPAAPAVSVTSAAPDACAASEARPERRPVLVGYGVVESSAKRRPRKPANGTSPGGRGPAAGPRPLAKPPVRKLAKDLGVDLTVVRPSGGGGTITRADVHAAAVVDIGTREVVAQPAAPPVAPPDARETRIPVKGVRKATAAAMVGSAFTAPHVTEFVTFDITRTMKLVEELKSDKDMAGLRVSPLLLVAKAVLVAVKRNPDINAAWDEAAQEIVLKRYVNLGIAAATPRGLIVPNIKDAHAQTLPELSKSLSELVSTAREGKTTPAAMQGGTFTITNVGVFGVDTGTPILNPGEAAILAVGAIKLQPWVHKGKVKARQVTTLALSFDHRLVDGELGSKFLADIAAILEQPKRLITWA